CCCGCGACCCCACAAGGGTCTTGAAGATGTTTTAATGGCACTTGACGAGCTAAATGAGGCTGATTTCAGATTGGTGATTGTGGGTGGTAATCCCTATGATAACTACGATGACCAGCTAATCGAACGCTGGGGAAAATGGATTATTAAGCTACCGCAAATGCCAGTAGAAAAGATGCCTCAAATCGTTGCGGCGTCTCATGTTGTGGTAGTTCCTCAACGCGATACACCTGTAGCTAGGGCACAGTTTCCCATCAAGCTGACTGATGGTATGTCAATGGCCAAGCCTGTTTTAGCAACACGAGTAGGAGACATTCCAGAAATTATCAGTGACACTGGTTATTTGGTTGATCCTAATTCTCCCAAACAAATCGCGGCACAAATTAAATTGATTTTTCAGGATTTAGAAGCCGCAAATGAACGAGGCAGACAGGCTAGAGAAAGATGTATAGAAAAATATAGCATCAAAGCAATGGCAATATCCTTAAACTCAGTAATTGCTCGGTTGTAAATTAAAGAATATGTGAATTTAAATACGGTTACTTGTTAAATAGGTGGGCGTTAAAAAATATCAGATAAACCTAACCCCCAGCCCCCGTCCCAATACTGCGTAGGTTTTGGAATTTCTTGGTTGAGGCAAGCTCTTGGAGCAGGGGGAGAAATGGAGGCAGGGGAGGGGAAGAGTTTTGCTCCCCTGCTTCCCCTGCCTCCCCTGCAAATCCTACGCAGTATTGGGGGAGAGCAATGGAAGCAAGGTTTTATATTTAATTGTCGATCTCCCTTAATATGAAAAAATATGACATTTGCATAAGTTATGATATGTTTCCGCTAATTTTTCCCTAAATTCAAGAATTGTGTTAACAATGAGTAAATCGTGATGCACATCACCAATGTCTACCAGTAAACTACTACTACTAAGATTTGCTAAACCCTATCCTGGCTGGATTATCTTGACGATAGTGTTGGGATTTTCTGGGGCTTTATTTAATGGGGTTGGCACAACTCTGATTGTGCCGGTGATTTTAAAAATCGTAGGACAACCAGTGGATTTGACGGGTGCGCCGCATATTCTCAAAGCAGTCATTTTTCCGTTTGATAATCTTCCAGCTAACTACCGCATAGTGGTGATGGCTGTGGCAATTATACTCACAATTTTTTTCAAAAATTTAGCTAGCTACTCTAGCACCTTAGCTTCGAGTATTTTAACGCGAAAATTGACTGCTGACATCCGTGAATCTGGAGTCAATCTATTACTAGAGATTGACATTGATTATTATTCTAAAATGAAAGTAGGCGATTTAATCAACCGCCTGGGAGGAGAAACTGCCCGTGCTGCTACTGCTATAGGTAGTGCAGTCAAGTTAGTTATTCTGGCGATTACAATTTTAGTTTTTGTTGGTTTGTTGCTATCAATTTCTTGGCAGTTAACAATTGCAACAACAATTTTGCTGTCTTGTTTGACGTTCATCAATCAGTATGCTATTTCCCGCGCCAGAGATTTTGGTAAACAACTGTCCGATTTCTCTACATCATATTCCATTACTGTCCTAGAAACACTCAGCGGGATTCGCTTAGTCAAAGCCACAGGAAATGAAGACAGAGAATATCAAAAAATTAGAAAGCTAATTCGTGATCGTGAGGTAGCAGATTTTAAAGCCCAGGTTCATTCAGAGGCAATTGGACCAATTAGTGAAGTAACGGGCATTACAACTTTAATGTTGATTGTCTTCTTAGCACGAACCTTTTTTGCAGTCCAGGTTAGCTCTTTATCCACAGTTATTCTGACATATATATTAGTGCTATTGCGACTACTGCCGTTTATTTCACAGTTCAATTCTCTTCGCAGTAACTATGCTAATGCATCTGCTAGCGTGGATATTATTTCTGAATTTTTAGAGGTAGATAATAAGCCTTTCATGGTCAAAGGTAAATTACCTTATAAAAAATTAGCACAGGGAGTGCATTTCAATCAAATATCTTTTGCTTATCCAGGGAATGAAAAATTAGTACTGAAGGATGTAAATTTATATTTACCACGTGGGACGACTCTGGCTTTAGTAGGTGGTTCTGGCGCTGGTAAATCAACCTTAGCAGATCTCTTACCCAGATTTTATGATCCTATTGCCGGCTCAATTAACATTGATGGGACAGATTTACGTGAATTCGAGCTAAAATCCCTGCGAAAAGCAATGGGAATTGTGAGTCAAGATACGTTTCTCTTCAATGACTCGGTACGAAATAACATCGCTTATGGGAAACCAGATGCTACAGAAGAGGAAGTTTTAACAGCAGCCAAACGAGCAAATGCTCATGAGTTTATCAGCAAATTACCGCAAGGAGTGGATACTTTAATTGGCGATCGCGGCGTCATGTTATCTGGTGGACAAAGACAAAGAATCGCCATCGCTCGCGCACTGCTACAAAATCCAGAAATTTTGATTCTCGATGAAGCTACCAGTGCTTTAGATACGGTTTCTGAACGTTTGGTACAAGCTGCAATTGATGACCTGAGTCGCGATCGCACCACCCTAGTCATTGCTCACCGACTTTCCACAGTCCAAAAAGCTGATCAAATTGCTGTATTAGAGCATGGATGTGTAGTAGAGGTAGGAACCCATGATGAACTTTTGAAAAAAGGTTCTTACTACTCACACCTATATTCTATGCAATTTACCGAACGTGCTGAAGCTGCTAACAAACGCAATCTCAGCTTTATTCGCATCTCCTATGAACTGCGGACACGCCTTAACTCCATGATTGGTTTCTTGAGCCTATTAGTTGATAATACATTTGATAATTCCCAAGATAAATACGAATTAATTGAGGAAGCCTATATATCAGTCCTCAGAGTTTTGAATACTATTGATATTTTAGAAGACGTTATTAACCTACAGTTACGAACACAATTAGTGTCAGCCGCAGGAATCAATAGCACTGTAATTACCCAGTATCATAAGTTTACTCACATGTCCTTGGAGTTCCGAAATCATCTCAATCCTATACTTGGCTCTCTCCGCTGCATAGCCGATGATTTTGTCGATCAGCCTCTCCATAAAAATGAATTCTTCAAGGAAGCTTTGAGTTCTGCAATTCAGCTACTTGAGGCTATCAAAATGTTTGAATTTACTGTGCGAAAATAGGTGGGCAAAATTAAATTTCACTGGTTTTGGTTGTCATTGGTAAGGGTTTCACGTTTATTTAAATTTTGTGAAATAAACAATAAGAAAGAAAATGTCAAGAAAAATTATTGGTATGATTAGTAGCTATCCAGGTGTAGATCAAAGACCTGATTGGCTGTGGCAACAAACACCTCATCCCTTTGGTATCTGGGATAATATTCAAATTCGCTCTACAGAACCCAAGCCAGATTTTTTATTAATGTACAACTTCACGACTTTTCCACAAAATCCTGACAATCAACCGTGGTCGTGGAAAAAACCAATCAGACAAAAACGCTATCAAGCAGCAGAACAAATACTGCAAAATAAAATTCGAGGTGTTCCTAAAGAGCGGATAATTTTCCTATTACGAGAACCGCCTCTAGATGAAGTTGTAGAATCGAATAAGAAGTCTTATCAACAGGCTAAAGATTACTGCGGCTATATTTCTGGTCCAGATGATTATGCACCAATACCAGATTATATGCCTGCTATTTGGTACTTATCTAATTCATTTTCTGAGTTAGATAAAATGCCAGAACCAGAAAAAATTAGCAGCTGTAGTTGGGTAACATCTGGTGTTAGTCGTTCAGCTAACCATCTCAAACGGTTAGGGTTTTTGCAGATGCTATGTAATAGTGAATTAAATATAGATATATATGGTCGTGACTTACCAACTTGGGCGAAAGGAGTTGGTCCTATTAGTAATAAATGGTATGTGATGGCTCCTTACTATTACAATCTGACTATCGAAAACTATGCTGATAATTCTTGGTATGTAACCGAGAAACTTTGGGATGCTTTACTATCCTGGTGTTTACCAATTTATTATGGAGGACCAGCGGCTGATAAATTGTTACCCCCTGGTAGCTTTCTGAGATTACCAAGCTTGGATGAAAAAGGATTAGCTTACATTAGAGAAATTACAGCTACTACCGATGCTTGGTATGAGGCAAAAGAAGCGATCGCCGAAGCTAGACAAATTGTCCTGCACAAACTAAATTTATTCAACTGGCTGTCTGAATTTGTTGCTAAATTTTAGTTATATAGCAATCCGGTTTGATTCCTCAAAAAATCTCCGTTTCGTTTTCAAAAATTACTGGAATAAAAACCCGGATTTTTATAATTTAGAGCTTTCGTTTATCTGGTGAGACTCAAACCAGATTGCTAAATTTTTTGAAAAAATTCATAAATTAATATTTGCGGAGAAATTCGATGAAAGAAATCCAAATTTCAGGGTTGGGTATCGGATGGGAAAAAATACTAAACATCAAAAATTTTCTTCGTCTGGTTAAAAATAAAATTAGGTGGCTATATAACCGTAAACTACCAGAACATACTGAGAATTTTTTGAGTATGGTACAGCATAGTATAGACACTAATGCACTTTATACAATGAATCAAGACTTACCACTCCCTGTTAGTTTAGACGATATATTACTAACAGAGGAATTACCGCCAATTGTTCTACTGGCTTTTACCCGTCCTGATCTTCTCAAGCAAGTTCTTCCAGCTATAGCTGTACAAACGTTGCGCCCAAGGAAGATTCTGGCTTTTATCGACGGGGCACGCAATACAGATGATAAACTTTTGATTGCAGAATGCATTGATTTATTAACAGAATTCTCGGAAACTATTCCTGTTGAAATTGTCAAGCGATCGCATAATCTAGGTTGTGATGTCAATGCAGTTTCGGCGCTAACTGAGGCTTTATCCCATTATCCTGCTGTCATCTACTTAGAAGACGACATTGTGCCAAATCCTTATTTTTACGATAGGATGTGTCGGCTTTTGGCAGCCTATCGTGACTTTCCTCAAGTATTTTCAGTCACAGCCTATGCCAATTTCCCCAGTGGGCTAAATCAATTGATATCATATGATTTTATGGTATCAAAACGAGTATTTGCCTTAGGTTTAGGAACCTGGAGGGATCGTTGGCAAAATTTAGATCTTGCTAACTACAAGCAGGGCTATAACCCTTTTGGTCATTTCTACAATATCCCTGCAACTATACAAACAAAATATACGATTGTTAATCAATTTTTCTTGGAAAAAGAAAAAAAGCAAGATTGGGTTATCACTCTCACTCTGGCATGTTTACACAAGGGATACGTACACATTACACCAATGGCATCCTTTGTCAATAACATCGGGTTCGGACATCCTCAGGCAAAAACATATAATCAAGGTGGCATACCCTCTTGGGCAAACGCACATAGTGATTCATCTGCCTGTCTCAACAAGTTACCAAATACTCTTGATCTGATAAATACCCTAGCGGCGCCGCTTAACGGAGTAGAACTCGCCAAACACTTAGAAAGTTGTCGGGGTTTATGGCTAAACCCATCTGATACATGGCATCTATTATGTAAGTATAGCGGTTGGCATAGTAAAATAGCCTTTTTACAGTTATTTTTTGGTCGGATATTAATCCTTGCCAGACGCTTATATGCTCGAAAAGTAATTTGAGAGGATGTCGAAGCTATACAAACAAAGTCCAGAAAAATAAAAACAAGAACTTCAAATTGTTGAGGGTTGACCGCTGACTGTTAACGGTCAACTGTCAATAACCCTCAATATAATAACTAAGGCTAAGAATCTAAATCTAGAGATTGCATTCCTTCGCGTTTGGCAAAATCCAACATACTTCCTAACTGTACCCAAACTAGTAAGCAAGTAAGCAGACTAAGTGGTAAACCAACTCCTAAAGCTAGTAAGGGTGGAAAACCAAATATTTCTAAACCACAACAGACAAATAAACAAATCCCGGTAGTGATGCCTACAAATGGGACAGATAATTGTGTTAAAAACGAACGAGACTGCGGCTTTTCTGTCTTATTAGGTTGCCATTTTTGCACAATTAATTTCAGAGTGCCTGTTAATGCTACACCAGAAGTTAAAGATGTCAGCAATCCCACAAATAGTAAAAAATATGGCGGTTCTAAAGGGTAATAGTACATGAAAAATCCTGGTTGATATTAAAAGGTAGAATGCACAAGCCAAAAATTGTGTATTTTTACTTCTCACCCTGTGGCTGGTTGCCACCAAAAGGGATAAAAGATGTAGATTTGGGAATAATTGCGGCCACGCCTTCTCTGGATAACTCTGTTAATAATCCGAAGGCGACATTTAACAACCGATTCGGTGGTAAGTCATCTTTAACCAGATTCCACAGGCTTTGAACTTCTGCGGTGTGGAGCCGGTCATCTTCGGTCAGCGCAAGTACCAACTGTCTGCGGAGGAATTTCCCCTCTTCAGACAGCAGAAATTGCAACCCCATTTGTGCTGTGGGTAATACATCAAAGCTACCATCAGTGCGGGCGATCGCAATTAAATTCTCTAACCTCTGCCACTGGAATTTACCATTTTTGAATAGCACATTCAGCAATCTTCGCCGTAATGGGGGTGATTCTCCCATCAGCAACCGCCGTGCTATATATGGATAACCTACCTCAACAATTTTAAAATTGGGGTTGAGGCTCAGGGCAATACCTTCTTGTGTCACCAGGGAACGAATAATCAAAGCAAATTTGGCCGGGACTCGGAATGGATATTCATACATCAATTCCGAGAAATCATCGGTAATGGTTTTGAAGTTAAAATCCCCTACATTTTTGCCAATCGCGTTTCCCAGCACCGCCTCTAATGCGGGTATAATCGGGCAAATATTCGTGTCTGGAGTCAAAAATCCCAATTTCACAAAGTCTGTAGCTAAGTCGCCATAGTCTTTGTTCACCAAATCTACTAACGCATCTACCAGGGTTTCTTTAGTCGTTTTCTCCAACTGATCCATCATCCCAAAGTCTATGTAAGCCATGCGACCATCGGGCATAGCAAACAAATTACCAGGATGGGGGTCAGCATGGAAGAAACCGTGTTCTAACAGCTGTTGTAAACCTGAAGTCACACCAATTTTGATGATTTCCTCTGGGTCTAAACCTGCTTCGCGGATACTTTTGATATCTGTCAGCTTAAAGCCATTAATCCATTCGAGAGTCAAAACCCGGCTATTGGTATAACGCCAATAAATACTGGGAATTTTGACCTTAGGGTCGTTGCGGAAATTATGAGCAAATTGTTCCGCATTGCGACCTTCATTGATATAATCAATTTCTTCAAATAATTTGGTACCAAACTCGTCCACAATCAAGGTGAGGTCGTGACCGAGATTTAGCGGTAACCACGGGGAAAGCCAAGTCGCCCCCCAACGCATCAAATACAAGTCCTGTGTGAGTACGGGGCGTAAGTTGGGGCGTTGTACCTTCACGGCTACTTCTTCACCACTTAGCAACCGACCACGGTAAACTTGACCTAAACTCGCCGCCGCAACTGGCGTTGGTGACAACTCGCTAAATATGTCCTCAACTGGGCGACTTAGTTCGGCTTCGATAATCTGGTAGGCTAGGGCATTATCAAAAGGTGGTAACTGGTCTTGCAGCTTGATCAGCTCTTCTAGAAAATCTTTGCGGATCAGATCGGGTCTGGTCGATAGGGCCTGACCAACTTTAATAAAAGTAGGACCTAGGCGAGTGAGCAGTTCTCGTAACTGGGAGGCGCGTTTTCCCTTATTCTGCTCAACTAGATTTTGCCATTCATCCCACTTAAGACTGAGAATAAATCCAGCAAAAGACCAGATAATTCTCAGCAATCGCCCCCAGGTACGCCAGGGGCGGTAACGATAGTAACGAGCGATTTCGTCTGCATTGTAGCGCCTTAGCTGTGCAGATTGATACTGACCCACGCCTTTATTTGCCTCTTCAACTGGGAAACTTACACTTTTTTTCTTGATTTCCAAACCCGCAAGCTAGTTACAGGTGGTGGATATGCGTAGTTTTTATAAAAAAACATTTATATGTCACCCCATTCTGGGTAGTCTTCGCGGCGATATTAGCCTACCGTACTGCCCAGACTTTTCTATCTTTTCCTTAATTATACTTTATAAAACTACAACTTATCTTTCTTTCTCTCGCAGGTTTTGAGGGGATTGGGGACACTTCGACAAGCTCAGTGCATCGCTGGGGATTGGGGACACTTCGGCAAGCTCAGTGCATCGCTGGGGATTGGGGATTGGGGATTGGGGATTGGGGACTGGGGGGATAAGTAATGAGTAATGAGTAATGAGTAATGAGTAATGAGTAATGACCAATGACCAATGACCAATGACCAATGACCAATGACCAATGACCAATGACCAATGACAAATGACCAATGACAAATGACAAATGACAAATGACAAATGACAAATGACCAATGACCAATGACCAATGACAAATGACCAATGACCAATGACCAATGACCAATGACCAATGACAAATGACCAATGACAATCCCCAGACTTAGGAAGCAGTCTTGTGAGATTTGGCTTCTAGGTTTTCCAAGCGGCTTTTGAGTTCCTGGTTTTGTTGTTTGAGTTGGTCGAGTTCCTCACGCAACTGACGCAGCGCATTTTCCGGGCCGATATGATTTTGGACTTGAGAAATTTCTTCATCAGCATAACGGCGTACGCGGCCATCTGGTGTTTGGTCAGCAAGCGATCGCAAAATCCCCATCGCCTTAGGTGTTTCCATCTGTCCTAATGCTGTCACCACGGCCATTTGGGTTAAAAAGAAGGTTTCTTTTGCTAGTTCTGCTAATCGGTCTAAAATCAGTTCTAAATTTACCGGATTTTGACCAACAGAAATTTTACCTAAAGCGCGAATGGCATTTAGTCGTAATGGTTGTGGTACACCCAATTTGGTGTATTCTAGTAACAGATTTAAAGCTGGTTCTGAGGTTTTCAGCGCGGCTAAACCTGCGATCGCACCACTACGTACGACTTCATTCCAACCTGCTTTTTCTTCCAAAACAGATTTCAGCAGCTTGATAACTTTTTCTTCCTTGGGTTTCTCTTCCAAGCTAGCAGATGCGATCGCCCCAATGGTACGACAAGCAGCAGCTTCGACGTAGTAACTGCGATCGCCATCTTGTAGCAGTTCTTTCACAGCCTTATAACTGTCATAGGTCTTGATTTGAGCCAGTGCTTCAACTACAGATCTTCGCACGAAAGGATTTTGATCTTTCAATCCAGGGACTAAACCATCAAAGGCTTGATCCAATTTGATTTGAGCCAGTTGTTTAGCCACTTCGACACGCACACCCCAAAATGGCTCATTTTTTAACGCCGCAGCCAGTGCAAGAGTTGCTTCTAATCCACCTTTTTTCGCCAAAGTTTCTGCAGCATAGATCCGCGAAATCGGGTTGGGATCAAATTCTAATTGCGCTTTCAATTCCGCTACTGGATATTCAAAAGATACTGTTTTCAGATAATTATTCCCCACATCAAAGCTGATAAATTGGGGTTTTTCTGCTAGTGGAAAATAGAAGCTTTGTTCACGTTCATTCACCCGGACAGTAAAAGTTATGAGTTGAGACTTAGGAGTGAGGAGTTGTGATTCACTCCTCACTTCTAACTCCTCACTGCTAACACCTTCTTTGTGAGAGTAACCAAAACCAATGGGAATTTTTAAGTCAAATAAATCTTTAGTTTCATTCTTGTCTGTGGTTGCTTGGGTTTGGGTAACTGTGATTTTCGCTAAATTACTATCTCCATCCCAAGAGTAAGCCACTTTAAAATCAGGATGACCACCACGATAAACGTATTGGTCGAATAAAAATGTAAGATTACGCCCAGTTGCTTTTTCTATCGCCCTTAATAAGTCTACTGTTTCAACTGTTGTATGGGCATGATCTTGGACAAATGTTTGGATAGCTTGCCAAAACAATTCTTCACCTAATTCTGCGCGAATCATGTGATAAACACAAGATCCTTTTTCGTAGATGTGGCGATCATAAAGTTCAATTGCTTCGCGGTAAACATGAGTTACCATTGGTCGGCGGTAGCGGCTACTATCTTCGCTAAAATAACTCCGGGCTTCCTGTAATCGATAGTAGGCTGCTGCTTGTGTTCCATATTCATGTTCTGTCCACATCACCTCAGAATAGGAAGCCATTCCTTCCTTAATCCAAGCATGAGACCAATGTTTAATCACCAATAAATCGCCAAACCATTGGTGTGCGAGTTCATGAACAACTAAACTTTCGGTGTTGAGGTTATCTAAGCTGGCGCGTTCATCAAGCAAACATCTATCTGTTAGCAGCGTTGTGGAGGTATTTTCCATCCCACCAAAGATAAAGTCATCGACGCAAACTTGGGCGTATTTGGGAAAAGGATAGGAATAACCATACTTTTCGGTCAAAAATTCGATCATTCGGGGAGTTTTGCCCATGCTGCGTTTAGCATCTTCCTCCCGTCCCTTATCTACATAATAGGTGACAGGTTTACCCTTCCACTCATCCCGAATTTCGGCAAAATCCCCTACAGCCAAGGTCATCAAATAGGTAGGATGAATTTGCTGCTGTGACCAATGGTAGATTTTTTCCTCACCATCTTCTTGTGTATCAATTAGTTCGCCGTTAGAAATAGCAATCAGGGGTTTGGGAACGCGGACAAGAATTTCGGAAGTAGAAAGTTGTCCGGGGTAGTCGAAGCAGGGAAACCAGAAACGAGAGTCTTCATCTTCTCCCTGAGTCCAGACTTGGGTGGGCTTATTAGGGTAATATTTATCTGGTTGAATAAAGTAAATCCCCCGTTGTGGTTTTGTCACCGAATAGGAGATTGCAATCAACAACCGCTGACCCACCACGGTCGGAGTCGAAAGTTGGATAGCTAGTTTTTCGCCATCGTAGTCAAATTTTTGCCCTACTTTGTCCACCTGCACAGATTTGATATTCAGGTTAACAGCATCCAAAGTCAAACGATCAATACCATTGCGAATTGGCATCAGGCGAATACTGCAGATGCCGTGGTAACTTTGGTGAGGGATATCCAGGCTCAGGTCTAAAAAAATATGCTCTACCTGTCCTGGGCGATCAGGGTTGTAGTGTGGTCTGGACCCTGGTAACTCAAAAGGCTTGTGTCCGTTATTTTCTGTATCAAAATAAGACTGTGACATTGATGCTTAGTAACCTTATTATCCTGAAAATTCTGGCTAGATGTAGTAAAGAAAAATAGTGATATCGACTGCAATCCGGCGTGGATAAGATTCCATCGCCCCCATCTACCCCCTAAAAAAGGGGGTTGGGAAAATAGCCCACCCTAAAAAAGGGGGGTTGGGGTTTGTGACAGAGACATCAAAATGCTACCGAACCATATTGATACCTGCTGTTCCCAATGAACTTTTTCATCTGGAAGGATTCCCTACTGGGCTGGATGTATTGGAATCCATCTTACCCATATCCCTTCCGTTTACCCTGATGTTAGCTAATAGTTTGTACTCTATTGTCATCGGGTCAAGAGTCTCTTGCGCCTCGATCTTGAGTACAAATGCTCCCAAGCATTCCTATAGATTAGGATAGCTTGCTGCTTTCAAGCAGGATATTTTTTTTTCATAAACAATAGACAGTTTACGGATTTTCTCCTGACCCTTTTGAAGTAATCTTTGGAGTCTTTCCCATCCAATAGTGTGTTGGACTACTAATTTTATCAGTAAATACCGATAAATTAGTAAAGCTTATTAATAATTGTAAAAAGTCTACAATGACGTTTGTACTAACCTCGGTGACAATTAGAGCAAAAGAGGATAATGACAATGCCTGAAAATAAATTAAAGTTTTTAATCCCGACTGTTGGCGCAGCTGTAGTGCTGACAGGAGGTATAGCTGCCTATATGTATTTTAAAACTCCATCTGGAGATAGTGTCGGCGCTCTAGGCAGTGCCAAAGTCGTACCTTCCACGGCATTAATGGCCACCTATATTAACACTGACCCCCAAGCTTGGACGAAGTTACAGCAGTTTGGGACGCCAGAAGCACAACAGCTAGTTACCAAAGGTTTGGAGAGTTTTAATCAAGAAAACCTCAAAGAAAGTAACATTTCTTATGAAAAAGATATAAAGCCTTGGGTTGGTGGTGTGATGATTGCTGTGTTACCGCCAAATCCAGTGAAACCCGCACAGTTCAAGACGCCTGCGGCTGAACCGAATCAACCCGCCAAGTTACAGTCAGAACCAAATATCCTGATGGTGGTGGGAATTAAGGACAAATTAGCGGCCTTGAATTTTGGCCTGAAATTGAAGGAGCAAAAAGGCGTCCAAA
The Gloeotrichia echinulata CP02 DNA segment above includes these coding regions:
- a CDS encoding ABC transporter ATP-binding protein, with amino-acid sequence MSTSKLLLLRFAKPYPGWIILTIVLGFSGALFNGVGTTLIVPVILKIVGQPVDLTGAPHILKAVIFPFDNLPANYRIVVMAVAIILTIFFKNLASYSSTLASSILTRKLTADIRESGVNLLLEIDIDYYSKMKVGDLINRLGGETARAATAIGSAVKLVILAITILVFVGLLLSISWQLTIATTILLSCLTFINQYAISRARDFGKQLSDFSTSYSITVLETLSGIRLVKATGNEDREYQKIRKLIRDREVADFKAQVHSEAIGPISEVTGITTLMLIVFLARTFFAVQVSSLSTVILTYILVLLRLLPFISQFNSLRSNYANASASVDIISEFLEVDNKPFMVKGKLPYKKLAQGVHFNQISFAYPGNEKLVLKDVNLYLPRGTTLALVGGSGAGKSTLADLLPRFYDPIAGSINIDGTDLREFELKSLRKAMGIVSQDTFLFNDSVRNNIAYGKPDATEEEVLTAAKRANAHEFISKLPQGVDTLIGDRGVMLSGGQRQRIAIARALLQNPEILILDEATSALDTVSERLVQAAIDDLSRDRTTLVIAHRLSTVQKADQIAVLEHGCVVEVGTHDELLKKGSYYSHLYSMQFTERAEAANKRNLSFIRISYELRTRLNSMIGFLSLLVDNTFDNSQDKYELIEEAYISVLRVLNTIDILEDVINLQLRTQLVSAAGINSTVITQYHKFTHMSLEFRNHLNPILGSLRCIADDFVDQPLHKNEFFKEALSSAIQLLEAIKMFEFTVRK
- a CDS encoding glycosyltransferase family 10, with translation MSRKIIGMISSYPGVDQRPDWLWQQTPHPFGIWDNIQIRSTEPKPDFLLMYNFTTFPQNPDNQPWSWKKPIRQKRYQAAEQILQNKIRGVPKERIIFLLREPPLDEVVESNKKSYQQAKDYCGYISGPDDYAPIPDYMPAIWYLSNSFSELDKMPEPEKISSCSWVTSGVSRSANHLKRLGFLQMLCNSELNIDIYGRDLPTWAKGVGPISNKWYVMAPYYYNLTIENYADNSWYVTEKLWDALLSWCLPIYYGGPAADKLLPPGSFLRLPSLDEKGLAYIREITATTDAWYEAKEAIAEARQIVLHKLNLFNWLSEFVAKF
- a CDS encoding sugar transferase, coding for MKEIQISGLGIGWEKILNIKNFLRLVKNKIRWLYNRKLPEHTENFLSMVQHSIDTNALYTMNQDLPLPVSLDDILLTEELPPIVLLAFTRPDLLKQVLPAIAVQTLRPRKILAFIDGARNTDDKLLIAECIDLLTEFSETIPVEIVKRSHNLGCDVNAVSALTEALSHYPAVIYLEDDIVPNPYFYDRMCRLLAAYRDFPQVFSVTAYANFPSGLNQLISYDFMVSKRVFALGLGTWRDRWQNLDLANYKQGYNPFGHFYNIPATIQTKYTIVNQFFLEKEKKQDWVITLTLACLHKGYVHITPMASFVNNIGFGHPQAKTYNQGGIPSWANAHSDSSACLNKLPNTLDLINTLAAPLNGVELAKHLESCRGLWLNPSDTWHLLCKYSGWHSKIAFLQLFFGRILILARRLYARKVI
- a CDS encoding AarF/ABC1/UbiB kinase family protein: MGQYQSAQLRRYNADEIARYYRYRPWRTWGRLLRIIWSFAGFILSLKWDEWQNLVEQNKGKRASQLRELLTRLGPTFIKVGQALSTRPDLIRKDFLEELIKLQDQLPPFDNALAYQIIEAELSRPVEDIFSELSPTPVAAASLGQVYRGRLLSGEEVAVKVQRPNLRPVLTQDLYLMRWGATWLSPWLPLNLGHDLTLIVDEFGTKLFEEIDYINEGRNAEQFAHNFRNDPKVKIPSIYWRYTNSRVLTLEWINGFKLTDIKSIREAGLDPEEIIKIGVTSGLQQLLEHGFFHADPHPGNLFAMPDGRMAYIDFGMMDQLEKTTKETLVDALVDLVNKDYGDLATDFVKLGFLTPDTNICPIIPALEAVLGNAIGKNVGDFNFKTITDDFSELMYEYPFRVPAKFALIIRSLVTQEGIALSLNPNFKIVEVGYPYIARRLLMGESPPLRRRLLNVLFKNGKFQWQRLENLIAIARTDGSFDVLPTAQMGLQFLLSEEGKFLRRQLVLALTEDDRLHTAEVQSLWNLVKDDLPPNRLLNVAFGLLTELSREGVAAIIPKSTSFIPFGGNQPQGEK
- a CDS encoding M1 family metallopeptidase, whose translation is MSQSYFDTENNGHKPFELPGSRPHYNPDRPGQVEHIFLDLSLDIPHQSYHGICSIRLMPIRNGIDRLTLDAVNLNIKSVQVDKVGQKFDYDGEKLAIQLSTPTVVGQRLLIAISYSVTKPQRGIYFIQPDKYYPNKPTQVWTQGEDEDSRFWFPCFDYPGQLSTSEILVRVPKPLIAISNGELIDTQEDGEEKIYHWSQQQIHPTYLMTLAVGDFAEIRDEWKGKPVTYYVDKGREEDAKRSMGKTPRMIEFLTEKYGYSYPFPKYAQVCVDDFIFGGMENTSTTLLTDRCLLDERASLDNLNTESLVVHELAHQWFGDLLVIKHWSHAWIKEGMASYSEVMWTEHEYGTQAAAYYRLQEARSYFSEDSSRYRRPMVTHVYREAIELYDRHIYEKGSCVYHMIRAELGEELFWQAIQTFVQDHAHTTVETVDLLRAIEKATGRNLTFLFDQYVYRGGHPDFKVAYSWDGDSNLAKITVTQTQATTDKNETKDLFDLKIPIGFGYSHKEGVSSEELEVRSESQLLTPKSQLITFTVRVNEREQSFYFPLAEKPQFISFDVGNNYLKTVSFEYPVAELKAQLEFDPNPISRIYAAETLAKKGGLEATLALAAALKNEPFWGVRVEVAKQLAQIKLDQAFDGLVPGLKDQNPFVRRSVVEALAQIKTYDSYKAVKELLQDGDRSYYVEAAACRTIGAIASASLEEKPKEEKVIKLLKSVLEEKAGWNEVVRSGAIAGLAALKTSEPALNLLLEYTKLGVPQPLRLNAIRALGKISVGQNPVNLELILDRLAELAKETFFLTQMAVVTALGQMETPKAMGILRSLADQTPDGRVRRYADEEISQVQNHIGPENALRQLREELDQLKQQNQELKSRLENLEAKSHKTAS